In the genome of Candidatus Acetothermia bacterium, the window CGCGCCGAAACCCTCGCCCAGCCCGCAGGACGTCCAAGGCCGGCGGGACCGGTTGGCCCGGCGGTGCTGTTCGAGCCCGGTCAATTCTCCCCCCGCACAGACCAGAGCGGGAACCGAAACAGGTCCCGATCGAGTCCGGAGTTCCACCGCACGCAATCGAGAAACGGAGTCTGAACATTCCGATTGGATTTTCAACTGAGGGGTCACATCCCGTCAAGTGGTGTAGATTGGGTTCCCCGTGGTTTGTGACCATCTAGACGGCAGTCACCTCCTTCCCGGCGCCGATCAGCCGCAGCACGGAAGC includes:
- a CDS encoding transposase translates to MHREIGRRCGVVGMFPNIASVLRLIGAGKEVTAV